Genomic segment of Coffea arabica cultivar ET-39 chromosome 1e, Coffea Arabica ET-39 HiFi, whole genome shotgun sequence:
TTTCAGTAGAATCAGCCTTGCTCTCAGCTCCAGAGACTTCCATTGCCGTTCCTCTTGCCTGGCACCATATACAACTTTTATCCAATGGTTCTACAAGATCCATGTCTTCGGGAATCAGTATCTTCATCAATATGTTTACTCTACCTGTACACAACAATAGCCAGAGAAGGATTGAGAGTTCCAACAAGATGATTAATCAGAATCAGAGGAAGATACCACACAGAAAAAGGTTATTCATCTCATGCTCAGATTTAGTCAATTGACTGATGAACTCATATACTATAATCATAGTGGCTGAAGCAATGAACTTAAATAGAAAAGCTTCCTGGGGCTGTCCAAGCGGCCCCTGCAACGACTACCAGAAAGTTACTGTCAATGAAATTCACTTTGTCAAAGCAGTCAATACCTGGCAACAAGCTGAAACCTTCTATATGATCAATGTGCATTTCGGATAATACATCACCCCTacatcaagagaagaaaaatatgTCAATAAGGTAACTGAAAAAGTAACTACCATAGAAAGCCAATTTACTTACGCTGCACAAACTCGTTCCAATGGGAATGAGAACCAATAAGGAAGCCCAAGGACACCAAAATTTGAGAATTGAAAGCTTGATATTGACCCTGATTTTCCATTAAGTTTGAATACCATCTGACCCACTTCACAGAAACATTAATCACAACATGAATCGCACAAGCCACTTAATAAGGAAGAGAGATGGGTAAATATTGTACCTGCATCACAGAGGACTAAATCATCCTTAAAATTTGCTACAGAGGACAACAAGCCAGAATGAGGAATTCCATCCAATGAGGAAGTCATGCCTAAATGTTGCTGCAACCAATCACTAGGTATATGCTTCAAAACAGATGATTTCTCCATAATCATCTCTCCACAGATTTCCAAAACCTTTGGAAGACCTTTTCAATATTGACAAATCAATACTATGAACCTTACAAATGAGAGAAAATAAGAAACAATCACAAATTACTGACCTTTTACCACTTCTTTAATAACCCCACAAGCCAGATCCACAATCCATAGAGTTCCAAAGCTGAACAAGGAAGTAAATCAATCACACCATCCCACCCCTCAACACCAATCCCACCCAACCACACTGAGGGGAAAAAAATGATGATCTCGTCATTTAAGATAGCATAACTTTCCTACAGACAGCCTTTGCTAAAGCAAGAATAGGAAGCATTACTACATCAGCAAAGGACAAACAACAGATAATGGGATACAGTATCTGCAATTATCAAATCGCAAATGCTATCTCTGTAAGCAAAGATAAGCTTGGTCCAGAAAATGGGAAGGGACCAAGAAGAATTGATCAGTCTCAGTTGACCCTCAGACCCACTTTTAGAAGCCTTAGAAGCAATCGACAGGATAAaacgaaaagaaagaaaccatgGTCTTAGGTGAGAAGTGGCAATCTGGTGCTTTTTCTGTTCAAAAATTAGCTATGCAGACACTTTCAGAATACCCCTCTTCCGCACAAACAAGAATAACGGCAAAGAACAGCAACATTACTGGAAAAGACATGTCAAGGCATTCTGTCTCTGAAGATTTGAGCTTTGTGCCTCCTTAACCATACAGAGGCTCTTAATAATTCAGATAAACTTCCTCACAATCACCATTATTGAATTAGACCTTCAGCTATACAACTAGAGCTTGAAGCAGGTTTATTTGTAAATGAGGCAATTAAAGTTTTATACCTGCGATTGAGAACAAAGAGATCATTGCTGGTTGACTTTAATAGATGCCAAGGAAACAACAATGAATCAGAATGAAACGCCTCAGATGGAGTGTCTACTTCTCTCTTCTTCCCAAGCTTATCCAGGACCCAGCTCCATAAACTAGTAGTCTTTTTACTAGTGTTTGTCGGATAAATTGTCTCAACGACCCTTCTCTGCATATCAGCTCTCCTTATGGCATGGTTCTTCAATGAGGAAAACAGAGTCAGTTAAATTTGCAGGCGAGCTACAAGAAGATAaagccaaaaagaaagaaagcaagtACAGCAAGAGAAGAATCagaaaatagaaaattcatATATAAGACTACAATCAACATCATGCATCAATAATAGATACACCATATTACATAAGAAAAtataaagagaaaaaatataCCTCCGAGTCGACAAAATACAAACAATCCTCAGGAGCATGATAAAAAGAGGCAGCAGGGCGCATCAACTTGGCATTCTCAAACTCTGCATCCTCAAAACCAGGAACAGAACCTATCTGAATTCAGATAATAATGAATACCATAAAACTTCTGCTTTCTCCACAATGATAATACTATTAAATACTTCTAGTTTTCAGGGTTAATTTCAAGGAATTCACAATTTGACAGTTGAATTTCGTAAGAactaaagtcaaaaatcaaaaaatatatatatatacacacacacacacccacaCCCACATACAGAGTCCAAAATCTTTGCATTGATATCAAAGATGATGATGCGATGATGGTTAGAATCAGAAAGGAACAAGCGATTTCCATCTTCATCTACAGAAATACAACCTGCCAAAAATAAGGAACAATTACAATTCTCATTTTCAACTGAAATAATCCAACATCTTATAATAGCTGTACAGGTACTAGGTTTAGAGCCAAGAAACACTGGGACAAATCTAATATGACCCGACAATTAATGTTGAAAGATGCAATAATGCTCCTTCCTAATGGCTCAACCATCAGGATTTAACTGAACTTGATTGCACAATAATCTCTCTCTGAGCTCCTATACCAAGCAAAAAGgggccaaaaataaaaacaaagacAAGAATACAAGAGAACAGAAAAGGGCATTCATCATGTATACAAAAGATTATATAGCTTTTTAACATTTTCCATGGGTAGCACGTCTCATTTAATCATGTATGGAAGGTTGCACAAGCTATTCATGGAACAGCAGTAACCCGGGCCAACTCTTCAGACAAGTCATGAATGAACACAAGAATGCTAAGTTCTACAATTCAACTAGAAGTAAAAGAGACCATCCTAACTGTTCTGTTGAGAAGAATTCCATTATGTTGCAGGCCATCAAACTTACCTACTTGTTtatttacaactattctagtcaCATATGCCAGAAAGATTCCCATTGCAGCATCAGGCGATAGATTTATTTAACCAATATATTTAGAAATATTCACCTGGGAAGCAAAGAAACAAATTCCGCAAGGATGAGTAGTGATGTGGTTCCTTGACAATCTGAATTCGATTTGCCCAACTGCTTTCCAGCTTATTTACCAACCTAGAGATCTGTCCATGATCCGCAGTTAAGATTTTGACAGCTGCAATTAAGATAACCAAAGAAAGAACCTAAGAATGAATAAAACAATGTGAACAACAACTGCAATCTCTGATAGATTCTGCAATAAACAATCCATGACTATAATAGAAAGAACCATGAAAAAGCCACTACCAATCATTTCAATCTTCATTGAGCCCCACAAGCTTTAGAGGTCTAGAAAGAGGACTATTTCATGTAAACTTATGGTGTCACAGCCCCCAAGACAGCCTATAGAAAGACTTCTGTGCAGCATAAAGTAAGGCCAAGACAACAAAGGAAGTTTCAGGACCACATAAAAATATTCCGCACTTAAATAGGGTTCCCGCTAAACATCATGTATACAGCATAAATCTAGTAGGAAATGAGGATTCGTGTTTTTACTTCAATATGAAAGAAATTCAAAAGGTGATTCTAAGCAAGAACATGCAAGCTTTTCAGTAACAAGTTAATTTGTCTCTAACAAAGGTACAAAAATGCACatagaaaacaagaaaattttagacAACATAAAATAAAGAGAAGTGCAACGGAAATGCATGTTTGAAATATTGTGAGATTAAACAAGAAGATAAATTCAAAAGCCCTGTGATACCCTAATTTATAACAGGTGAAATAAGCAGTCATCATAAGTAAAGCTAGTAAAAACTCTTTCTGGTAGCAAGATCCTTTAGTTGGTACTTCAGAATCAATTCGGTTAGGGATCTAAAAACTTCATGAGTAAGATCACCAccatcaaaaatcaagttcatgCACTAAGTGTATACATGTCAAATGCACGAGTACCAGTATTTATATTTGAATGATgacagaaaaaagaaatttgatacACTGACGTCTAAATAGGTGTTGTAATAGGCCAACAGATACACGACAAGGAAGCTGTATACCTTTATCAAGAGTTGCAAGATCAACATCCTTCTCGTGATAGATCAAAGGACTCTCAAACCCCTTAAACATTATGTAGCAGGGACCATCttttttctaatcaaatgaaaaaaaaaaaaagttacatgTATATGAAAATAAATGGCCTTCAAGCAAAGTGAGACAAAGAACACACAAGATTTGTATTTGAAGGCATCAGCTCCAAAGATAATGAATCTGCATTCCAATTACATTGTCAGAGACACAAGAATGATCACGTGataaaaaattgaaacttaATACCACAACTAACAAGTAACATTCCCAAACACAGTTGGTGCTTTCAGATTTAAACAaagcaaaacaaataaaagatgAGCATCAAATATAACAACAATTTCTCTATATTGTAGTACAACCATACATGGGATATAGGACAATGAAAATGGCGATGCAACTGATCTAGCCACAATGACCTGatgaaaaaattggaaaaagcaCCTCAAGTTCAACCAACTGAATAGATTTGAAACAAGATAGATTTGTCTATGTGTGTACAAATGTGTGCATATATATAAGATGGTACTCTTTTCATAATCATGCAACAAGATTGTAGGCATATCAACATGATTCAGAGAACAGCATCATTCAGATTGAGATAGAGCACAATTGCTCaactttttcccaaaaaaaggTCAAAGTGAAACTACAAGCAAAGCAATATTACTTTTGGATCTAAAGTAGGAAGCTAAGTATTTCTTCAATGTAAGGTTTGGCAGACTTTTTGCAAGATAATTTGGAAGACCACGTTGAACAAATTCTCATAGGAGGTTAGTTTAACTACTTTGAGTAACCAATCCATACGAATTCTTCCCTTGGCccctaaaacaaaaaatagtGACACACCTGAGGATAACACTTGTTAGACAATAAAACGGGAAACAAAATGTACTCAGCCATGATCCTCCAGAGTAAATTTGTTGGAACAGCATTTAAAGAAATTGATGGACTATATTGGAATCCCATCACCTGTAGAGAAGGATACCTGCAACCACAATAATAAGAAGCACTGAGTGATCTAACTGATATAGTCACATACTTCTACAGTCAGATTCAACAAGCTTAAGTAGCTGACAGTAGGTGTTTACTCTACCTTTGCTGAAGTGATTTAACCTTCTCAAACATGCTCAAGGGATTACAGCCAGATAGCACAAAATCTCCAATATCTTCACCAGCAACAATTAAGAAGATTCCATCTTTCTTAAAGAAACTCTTGCACCCCTCATGTTTGTTTAACCACCTATAGGAATAGCCTGTGGTTACAACATGAACTTTCAGAAAGATGAGCTTGCTACTCCAAGACTTGACACCCGGTAGAAGGGTAAATGACTTAAATAGTAATGTAAATGTAATAGATTATATGCAATATAAGACTTTTATAACCATGAGTTCTGTACCACTTATAAACCTTCTTCAACCACTACCTTCACTCTTTCAAGGTACAAATGGAAACAGAAATCGCAGTCTGGGTGTCCCAGAACGGCATTGTCTCTTTATCTTCCCATTTTAAAAGTCAACCAACCATTTACTTGATGTTCCAACATGCACAACCAGAAAGTGGTCTAGAATATCCACTTAAAAAGAGCACATTTTTTATCAGTAAATAATCATAATACAAGTTGGCAAGCACCAAACAGCTAATATAAACACAGAACATCGAGTTCTAATAGCCAAAACATTGTAAAATAGTTCATCTTCATTATCTAATCTAGCAGATTAGTTTTAAAATGGATTTCCACTATCAAATATTAAACGCATCATAGACATGGTATTATAGGCACGGTATTCTGTGCCAACCAACAATCTCAACCTTCACTCTTGGCACCCAAAGAAACGCCAAATAGTCAATTTTATGTCCATTATAGCATCTAAAATACGATCAAATTAGAAGTATCATTATGATCAAAAGTACACGGGTGATGTTGATTGCAGAAAGAAGCAAACTTCTACAAAATAAACATAGTTGTTAGAAATTAAACATGTGGGTCTGCCTCACCTTGGTGTTCATCGAGAGTAGATTgcataaaagaaaggaaatcagCTTCAGATAGAGGTTCAAGTGATACCTCTCGCGATGTTGAGTACCTGAAAATAACTGTCATTGAAAAGTAAGAACTTTTGGGAGCTGGCAAACATTGATCATAATAGCAAAGGTCCCACATTAGGAATTGACCAGTAACCTCCTCAGTCAAATCAAGCCCTCAATAATTTAATCAAGAATTAAGATTTAAACAAGTAATGATTCTCAATTTTGCTTGGACAATTAAAAACTATACAAAATCCTAAATGACAGTACTAGCAAATCACTGCTGTTACCGTTTCAATTAAGATTATTTCTACCAGAATCCTCaatgaaaaaatagaaattgaAATTATTACTACCTCTGGGAATGAAGGCTTCTGCTCCATTCGAGCTTCTTGTCATTTCTCAAGCACTCATGACTCGAAGATAACCAACGC
This window contains:
- the LOC140004218 gene encoding uncharacterized protein isoform X2, coding for MTRSSNGAEAFIPRVIFRYSTSREVSLEPLSEADFLSFMQSTLDEHQGYSYRWLNKHEGCKSFFKKDGIFLIVAGEDIGDFVLSGCNPLSMFEKVKSLQQRYPSLQVMGFQYSPSISLNAVPTNLLWRIMAEYILFPVLLSNKCYPQKKDGPCYIMFKGFESPLIYHEKDVDLATLDKAVKILTADHGQISRLVNKLESSWANRIQIVKEPHHYSSLRNLFLCFPGCISVDEDGNRLFLSDSNHHRIIIFDINAKILDSIGSVPGFEDAEFENAKLMRPAASFYHAPEDCLYFVDSENHAIRRADMQRRVVETIYPTNTSKKTTSLWSWVLDKLGKKREVDTPSEAFHSDSLLFPWHLLKSTSNDLFVLNRSFGTLWIVDLACGVIKEVVKGLPKVLEICGEMIMEKSSVLKHIPSDWLQQHLGMTSSLDGIPHSGLLSSVANFKDDLVLCDAVGQMVFKLNGKSGSISSFQFSNFGVLGLPYWFSFPLERVCAAGDVLSEMHIDHIEGFSLLPGRVNILMKILIPEDMDLVEPLDKSCIWCQARGTAMEVSGAESKADSTEKVGVAQQWYDEIDHLTFTTSEGESRTAAETTGENRVVQEGRVCIDCTVSTSPGTSEVIIYAPLYLRLKRSSSSSTDNRVEDAARIADIIDPLRKPARDSVIQFLLSSKRDLKDLIFVKPLHVRLKFDCGDHPKADNSKSVVLTASSIEVNVAL
- the LOC140004218 gene encoding uncharacterized protein isoform X1, with the translated sequence MVIKMAVRVRSFKEIPRLVPKFYSVCYGSYQSSRGGIDNLWLRWLSSSHECLRNDKKLEWSRSLHSQRYSTSREVSLEPLSEADFLSFMQSTLDEHQGYSYRWLNKHEGCKSFFKKDGIFLIVAGEDIGDFVLSGCNPLSMFEKVKSLQQRYPSLQVMGFQYSPSISLNAVPTNLLWRIMAEYILFPVLLSNKCYPQKKDGPCYIMFKGFESPLIYHEKDVDLATLDKAVKILTADHGQISRLVNKLESSWANRIQIVKEPHHYSSLRNLFLCFPGCISVDEDGNRLFLSDSNHHRIIIFDINAKILDSIGSVPGFEDAEFENAKLMRPAASFYHAPEDCLYFVDSENHAIRRADMQRRVVETIYPTNTSKKTTSLWSWVLDKLGKKREVDTPSEAFHSDSLLFPWHLLKSTSNDLFVLNRSFGTLWIVDLACGVIKEVVKGLPKVLEICGEMIMEKSSVLKHIPSDWLQQHLGMTSSLDGIPHSGLLSSVANFKDDLVLCDAVGQMVFKLNGKSGSISSFQFSNFGVLGLPYWFSFPLERVCAAGDVLSEMHIDHIEGFSLLPGRVNILMKILIPEDMDLVEPLDKSCIWCQARGTAMEVSGAESKADSTEKVGVAQQWYDEIDHLTFTTSEGESRTAAETTGENRVVQEGRVCIDCTVSTSPGTSEVIIYAPLYLRLKRSSSSSTDNRVEDAARIADIIDPLRKPARDSVIQFLLSSKRDLKDLIFVKPLHVRLKFDCGDHPKADNSKSVVLTASSIEVNVAL
- the LOC140004218 gene encoding uncharacterized protein isoform X3; its protein translation is MFEKVKSLQQRYPSLQVMGFQYSPSISLNAVPTNLLWRIMAEYILFPVLLSNKCYPQKKDGPCYIMFKGFESPLIYHEKDVDLATLDKAVKILTADHGQISRLVNKLESSWANRIQIVKEPHHYSSLRNLFLCFPGCISVDEDGNRLFLSDSNHHRIIIFDINAKILDSIGSVPGFEDAEFENAKLMRPAASFYHAPEDCLYFVDSENHAIRRADMQRRVVETIYPTNTSKKTTSLWSWVLDKLGKKREVDTPSEAFHSDSLLFPWHLLKSTSNDLFVLNRSFGTLWIVDLACGVIKEVVKGLPKVLEICGEMIMEKSSVLKHIPSDWLQQHLGMTSSLDGIPHSGLLSSVANFKDDLVLCDAVGQMVFKLNGKSGSISSFQFSNFGVLGLPYWFSFPLERVCAAGDVLSEMHIDHIEGFSLLPGRVNILMKILIPEDMDLVEPLDKSCIWCQARGTAMEVSGAESKADSTEKVGVAQQWYDEIDHLTFTTSEGESRTAAETTGENRVVQEGRVCIDCTVSTSPGTSEVIIYAPLYLRLKRSSSSSTDNRVEDAARIADIIDPLRKPARDSVIQFLLSSKRDLKDLIFVKPLHVRLKFDCGDHPKADNSKSVVLTASSIEVNVAL